From Nitrososphaerales archaeon, the proteins below share one genomic window:
- a CDS encoding transposase — translation MRKDGAGIDVRRRRCNICIVNTDQVISELEFDNNTDGAKLLLNELNSNSIDEVALESTGPYWMGLHDFLTNNGIKVIVANPLKLKNKLENKTDRIDARTLAVLHMLNQITPSYIPDEDVRRIRRLTRLRSKLVRNRTALKNTVHSMVSLTSNEVSSIYADMFGTAGWKCCYQYSMEMTTM, via the coding sequence TTGAGAAAAGATGGAGCAGGAATAGATGTTCGCAGGAGAAGGTGCAATATATGCATAGTAAACACTGACCAAGTTATCAGTGAACTAGAGTTCGATAACAACACAGATGGAGCAAAATTGTTACTTAATGAACTCAATAGTAATAGTATAGATGAAGTTGCTTTGGAATCTACGGGTCCATACTGGATGGGTCTGCATGACTTTCTAACAAACAATGGAATAAAGGTCATAGTTGCAAACCCTCTAAAGTTGAAGAATAAGCTTGAGAACAAAACAGATAGGATAGACGCTAGAACATTAGCTGTACTTCACATGTTGAATCAGATAACACCAAGCTATATTCCAGATGAAGATGTAAGGAGGATTAGAAGGTTAACAAGGCTCAGATCCAAGCTTGTCAGAAATAGAACTGCATTGAAAAATACCGTGCATTCAATGGTAAGTTTAACGAGCAATGAGGTCTCTAGCATATACGCAGATATGTTTGGTACGGCGGGATGGAA